From the genome of Oxyura jamaicensis isolate SHBP4307 breed ruddy duck chromosome 2, BPBGC_Ojam_1.0, whole genome shotgun sequence, one region includes:
- the ACTR3B gene encoding actin-related protein 3B isoform X2, whose amino-acid sequence MASYLPPCVIDGGTGYTKLGYAGNTEPQFIIPSCIAIRESAKVGDQAQRRVMKGVDDLDFFIGDEAIDKPTYATKWPIRHGIVEDWDLMERFMEQVIFKYLRAEPEDHYFLMTEPPLNTPENREYLAEIMFESFNIPGLYIAVQAVLALAASWTSRQVGERTLTGIVIDSGDGVTHVIPVAEGYVIGSCIKHIPIAGRDITYFIQQLLREREVGIPPEQSLETAKAIKEKYCYICPDIVKEFAKYDGDQRKWIKQYTGINAINKNKFVIDVGYERFLGPEIFFHPEFANPDFMESISDVVDEVIQNCPIDVRRPLYKNVVLSGGSTMFRDFGRRLQRDLKRVVDARLRLSEELSGGRIKPKPVEVQVITHHMQRYAVWFGGSMLASTPEFFQVCHTKKDYEEYGPSICRHNPVFGVMS is encoded by the exons ATGGCGAGCTACCTGCCCCCCTGCGTGATAGACGGAGGCACCGG CTACACCAAACTTGGCTATGCAGGAAATACAGAACCTCAGTTCATTATTCCATCAT GTATTGCAATTCGAGAATCAGCCAAAGTAGGTGACCAGGCTCAGAGGAGGGTAATGAAAGGCGTTGATGATCTGGACTTTTTCATAGGAGATGAAGCCATAGATAAACCTACCTATGCTACAAAg TGGCCTATACGACATGGTATTGTTGAAGACTGGGACCTCATGGAGAGATTCATGGAGCAGGTCATTTTTAAATACCTACGAGCTGAACCTGAAGATCACTATTTTTTAATG acagAACCTCCACTGAATACACCTGAAAACAGAGAGTATCTTgcagaaataatgtttgaaTCATTCAACATACCAGGACTTTACATTGCTGTTCAG GCAGTGTTGGCCTTAGCTGCTTCTTGGACATCACGACAAGTCGGAGAACGTACTTTGACTGGAATCGTCATTGACAGTGGTGATGGAGTGACCCATGTGATTCCTGTG GCAGAAGGCTATGTAATTGGAAGTTGCATCAAACATATTCCTATTGCAGGTAGAGATATCACTTACTTTATACAGCAGCTCCTAAGGGAGAGGGAAGTAGGAATTCCTCCTGAACAATCTCTGGAGACAGCAAAAGCCATAAAG GAGAAATACTGTTACATTTGTCCTGACATAGTGAAAGAATTTGCTAAATACGATGGAGATCAACGAAAATGGATCAAACAGTATACTGGCATCAACGCAATCAACAAAAACAAGTTTGTTATAGATGTTGGTTATGAAAGGTTCCTTGGACCTGaaattttttttcatcctgag TTTGCTAATCCTGATTTTATGGAATCCATTTCGGATGTAGTTGATGAAGTTATACAGAACTGTCCCATTGATGTCCGGCGTCCATTATATAAG AATGTGGTCCTCTCAGGAGGATCCACGATGTTCAGGGACTTTGGACGACGACTGCAAAGGGATTTGAAAAGAGTAGTGGATGCGAGATTGCGACTTAGTGAGGAACTCAGTGGCGGTCGGATAAAA CCCAAGCCAGTTGAAGTTCAAGTGATAACACATCACATGCAGCGTTACGCGGTTTGGTTTGGTGGTTCCATGCTGGCTTCAACA CCAGAGTTTTTCCAAGTATGTCACACCAAGAAAGACTATGAAGAGTATGGCCCTAGTATTTGTCGTCATAATCCTGTTTTTGGAGTCATGTCATAA
- the ACTR3B gene encoding actin-related protein 3B isoform X1 has protein sequence MASYLPPCVIDGGTGYTKLGYAGNTEPQFIIPSCIAIRESAKVGDQAQRRVMKGVDDLDFFIGDEAIDKPTYATKWPIRHGIVEDWDLMERFMEQVIFKYLRAEPEDHYFLMTEPPLNTPENREYLAEIMFESFNIPGLYIAVQAVLALAASWTSRQVGERTLTGIVIDSGDGVTHVIPVAEGYVIGSCIKHIPIAGRDITYFIQQLLREREVGIPPEQSLETAKAIKEKYCYICPDIVKEFAKYDGDQRKWIKQYTGINAINKNKFVIDVGYERFLGPEIFFHPEFANPDFMESISDVVDEVIQNCPIDVRRPLYKNVVLSGGSTMFRDFGRRLQRDLKRVVDARLRLSEELSGGRIKPKPVEVQVITHHMQRYAVWFGGSMLASTSFSKYVTPRKTMKSMALVFVVIILFLESCHNAHIMETRSLICCS, from the exons ATGGCGAGCTACCTGCCCCCCTGCGTGATAGACGGAGGCACCGG CTACACCAAACTTGGCTATGCAGGAAATACAGAACCTCAGTTCATTATTCCATCAT GTATTGCAATTCGAGAATCAGCCAAAGTAGGTGACCAGGCTCAGAGGAGGGTAATGAAAGGCGTTGATGATCTGGACTTTTTCATAGGAGATGAAGCCATAGATAAACCTACCTATGCTACAAAg TGGCCTATACGACATGGTATTGTTGAAGACTGGGACCTCATGGAGAGATTCATGGAGCAGGTCATTTTTAAATACCTACGAGCTGAACCTGAAGATCACTATTTTTTAATG acagAACCTCCACTGAATACACCTGAAAACAGAGAGTATCTTgcagaaataatgtttgaaTCATTCAACATACCAGGACTTTACATTGCTGTTCAG GCAGTGTTGGCCTTAGCTGCTTCTTGGACATCACGACAAGTCGGAGAACGTACTTTGACTGGAATCGTCATTGACAGTGGTGATGGAGTGACCCATGTGATTCCTGTG GCAGAAGGCTATGTAATTGGAAGTTGCATCAAACATATTCCTATTGCAGGTAGAGATATCACTTACTTTATACAGCAGCTCCTAAGGGAGAGGGAAGTAGGAATTCCTCCTGAACAATCTCTGGAGACAGCAAAAGCCATAAAG GAGAAATACTGTTACATTTGTCCTGACATAGTGAAAGAATTTGCTAAATACGATGGAGATCAACGAAAATGGATCAAACAGTATACTGGCATCAACGCAATCAACAAAAACAAGTTTGTTATAGATGTTGGTTATGAAAGGTTCCTTGGACCTGaaattttttttcatcctgag TTTGCTAATCCTGATTTTATGGAATCCATTTCGGATGTAGTTGATGAAGTTATACAGAACTGTCCCATTGATGTCCGGCGTCCATTATATAAG AATGTGGTCCTCTCAGGAGGATCCACGATGTTCAGGGACTTTGGACGACGACTGCAAAGGGATTTGAAAAGAGTAGTGGATGCGAGATTGCGACTTAGTGAGGAACTCAGTGGCGGTCGGATAAAA CCCAAGCCAGTTGAAGTTCAAGTGATAACACATCACATGCAGCGTTACGCGGTTTGGTTTGGTGGTTCCATGCTGGCTTCAACA AGTTTTTCCAAGTATGTCACACCAAGAAAGACTATGAAGAGTATGGCCCTAGTATTTGTCGTCATAATCCTGTTTTTGGAGTCATGTCATAATGCTCATATAATGGAAACAAGATCTCTGATTTGTTGCTCGTGA